The Thermodesulfobacteriota bacterium genome includes a window with the following:
- a CDS encoding PD-(D/E)XK nuclease family protein — MSACNKSKRSRKLFDPDSAIPFKVSRSKIDLYLECPLCFYLDRRIGIGRPPSFPFTLNSAVDRLLKKEFDIYRKSGESHPIMKEYGIDAIPIDHEKLDDWRNSLRGVQFLHRPTNLLIFGAIDDLWQNSNGELLVVDYKSTSIYEKITSLDKEWHKGYKRQMEIYQWLIRQNDYKVSDTGYFLYCNGNSNRERFDARLEFVLTIIPHVGSDSWVEGLIFEIEKCLRESTPPKPSSDCEYCAYRHAISGYNISNI, encoded by the coding sequence GTGTCTGCGTGCAACAAATCTAAAAGATCCAGGAAGCTGTTTGATCCCGATAGTGCAATTCCCTTCAAAGTGAGCAGATCAAAGATAGATCTTTATCTTGAATGTCCGTTATGTTTTTACCTGGACAGGCGCATTGGAATAGGACGGCCACCCAGCTTTCCATTCACCCTGAACAGCGCTGTCGATAGGCTGCTCAAAAAGGAATTTGATATTTATAGAAAAAGTGGAGAATCACACCCCATCATGAAAGAATATGGCATTGATGCTATCCCGATCGATCATGAAAAGCTTGACGATTGGAGAAATAGCCTTAGAGGCGTTCAATTTCTGCATAGACCTACCAACCTTCTGATATTTGGAGCGATAGACGATTTATGGCAAAACTCCAACGGTGAGCTCCTTGTCGTAGATTATAAGTCAACGAGTATTTACGAAAAGATTACGTCCTTAGACAAAGAGTGGCACAAGGGATATAAGAGGCAGATGGAGATTTATCAGTGGCTGATCAGACAGAATGATTATAAGGTATCTGATACCGGTTATTTTCTATATTGTAACGGGAATTCAAATCGTGAAAGGTTTGATGCAAGGCTGGAATTTGTTCTTACAATTATACCGCATGTGGGAAGTGACAGTTGGGTTGAAGGTCTGATCTTCGAAATCGAAAAATGTCTCCGAGAATCCACTCCACCTAAACCCTCAAGCGATTGTGAATACTGCGCCTACAGACACGCGATCTCTGGATACAATATCTCTAATATCTAA
- a CDS encoding DoxX family protein, whose product MVTLAVLLVSYLVLALINVEKGLRGRISLAVLLIFTGISHFYKTQEMAMMLPDYLSYKSGIIYITGALELLGAVGILIPRVQSLAAICLILMFVGFLPANVYAAFKYVEFGGHSYGPKYLLFRIPLQLFFIWWTYRYTIQLSNRRNK is encoded by the coding sequence ATGGTAACATTAGCAGTTCTATTGGTGTCATACTTAGTTCTAGCTTTGATTAACGTAGAAAAGGGGTTGAGGGGTCGAATATCACTTGCTGTCCTTCTCATTTTCACTGGAATCTCTCATTTTTATAAAACACAGGAAATGGCGATGATGTTGCCCGATTATCTTTCATATAAATCCGGAATAATTTATATAACGGGCGCGTTAGAATTATTGGGCGCAGTTGGAATATTGATACCACGGGTTCAGAGCCTGGCGGCGATTTGCTTAATTCTTATGTTCGTTGGGTTTCTGCCGGCCAACGTGTATGCTGCGTTTAAATATGTTGAGTTTGGCGGTCACTCGTATGGGCCAAAATATTTATTGTTCCGCATACCTCTGCAATTATTTTTTATCTGGTGGACCTACAGATATACGATTCAATTGTCAAATAGGCGAAACAAATAG
- a CDS encoding replication-associated recombination protein A: MSKKYPKLEQVTPPLFKAPKSAVPLAERVRPKRLNEFIGQGHLLGRDGVISRMIQVGTIPAMILWGPPGTGKTTLARLFAGTLKADFIQINAISSGVKELREIVDRAQRSLEIGIKTILFIDEIHRFNKAQQAALLKSVEEGTIILIGATTENPSFEVISPLLSRCQVYVLNPLTKDELETILKRALEADEIMRGVSLAEDAREELIRLSGGDARVMLNALEVSFNLSKGETPVKIDKNRVREAYQTQHYKYDQSGEEHYNTISAFIKSVRGSDPDAAIYYLARMLEAGEDPKFIARRLVILASEDIGNAEPYALTLATSCFTAVHYVGMPEATLILAQTTAYLSSCPKSNSSTIAISKAMSDVEARPYVQIPIHLRNAPTKLMKDLGYGRDYKYSHDYQDHFVEQGYLPDELKGRIYYEPTEIGKEANLKKYLEKVWKKRRKEEE; encoded by the coding sequence ATGTCAAAGAAATATCCCAAGCTAGAGCAGGTTACTCCTCCTCTATTCAAAGCTCCAAAATCGGCTGTTCCTCTTGCTGAAAGGGTTAGGCCCAAAAGGCTGAATGAGTTCATAGGCCAGGGTCATCTGCTTGGCAGAGACGGTGTTATCAGTAGGATGATACAGGTTGGGACTATCCCCGCGATGATTTTATGGGGACCCCCCGGCACCGGGAAAACGACGCTTGCAAGGCTGTTTGCAGGGACGCTGAAGGCAGATTTTATTCAAATAAATGCTATTTCATCCGGGGTAAAGGAATTAAGGGAAATAGTAGATCGAGCACAAAGGTCGCTGGAGATCGGGATAAAGACAATTCTATTTATCGATGAAATACACAGGTTTAATAAGGCCCAGCAGGCCGCTCTGCTTAAAAGCGTAGAAGAAGGGACAATCATTCTCATCGGCGCGACCACCGAAAACCCTTCATTTGAGGTGATATCCCCATTACTATCCAGATGTCAGGTTTATGTGCTAAACCCATTAACTAAAGATGAATTGGAGACAATTCTAAAAAGGGCTTTAGAAGCAGATGAAATTATGAGAGGCGTGTCATTAGCTGAAGACGCGAGGGAAGAATTAATTAGACTCTCGGGAGGCGACGCCAGGGTTATGCTCAATGCCCTGGAGGTCTCTTTTAATTTGAGTAAGGGTGAAACACCAGTAAAAATCGATAAAAACAGAGTTCGTGAGGCCTATCAAACTCAACATTATAAGTATGATCAAAGTGGGGAAGAGCATTATAATACGATTTCAGCGTTTATCAAAAGCGTAAGGGGTAGTGACCCTGATGCAGCTATTTATTATCTTGCAAGAATGCTCGAAGCGGGAGAAGATCCGAAATTCATTGCACGAAGACTGGTGATTCTAGCTTCTGAAGACATTGGTAACGCCGAGCCATATGCGCTCACGTTGGCAACATCCTGCTTCACAGCGGTGCACTACGTAGGCATGCCAGAAGCAACGTTGATCCTTGCACAGACAACCGCTTATCTCTCTAGCTGTCCAAAGAGTAATTCTTCTACAATCGCGATATCAAAAGCAATGTCAGATGTGGAAGCAAGACCATATGTTCAAATCCCGATACATCTGAGAAACGCGCCTACGAAGCTGATGAAGGATTTAGGATACGGGAGAGACTATAAGTATTCCCATGACTACCAGGACCATTTTGTTGAGCAGGGATATTTGCCTGACGAGCTGAAAGGCAGGATTTATTACGAACCCACTGAAATTGGAAAAGAAGCAAATCTAAAAAAGTATCTTGAAAAGGTTTGGAAAAAACGGAGAAAAGAAGAAGAATAG
- the gloA gene encoding lactoylglutathione lyase translates to MRFLHTMIRVGDLDKSIKFYTEVLGLKLHRKTDYPDGKFTLAFLGYGGDTEPFLELTYNWDTDKYDLGNAYGHMAFGVEDIYAACEKINELEGKVVRPPGPMKHGTTVIAFVEDPDSYRVELIERKGKSAGY, encoded by the coding sequence ATGCGATTTCTACACACCATGATCAGGGTTGGCGATTTAGATAAATCAATTAAATTTTATACAGAGGTTTTGGGGCTTAAACTCCATAGAAAAACAGACTACCCCGATGGGAAATTCACGCTCGCGTTTCTAGGTTATGGCGGAGACACTGAGCCATTTTTGGAATTGACATATAACTGGGACACCGATAAATATGACCTCGGTAATGCTTACGGTCACATGGCATTCGGTGTTGAGGATATTTATGCTGCCTGTGAAAAGATTAACGAGCTAGAGGGAAAGGTCGTTAGACCCCCCGGACCCATGAAGCATGGCACAACCGTTATTGCATTTGTCGAAGACCCCGATTCATACAGGGTCGAGTTGATAGAAAGGAAGGGAAAGTCAGCAGGTTATTAA
- a CDS encoding carboxymuconolactone decarboxylase family protein, with the protein MADDERWFEKLAPEMAEGWWKFYNAVEGETKLDKKTKALIAIAVALHGRCPHCTGSRIKKALSLKISKEEIAETIMMTALLSSGTDIFWAKEVYDKYLL; encoded by the coding sequence ATGGCAGATGATGAGAGGTGGTTCGAAAAGCTTGCCCCTGAGATGGCCGAAGGATGGTGGAAATTTTACAATGCGGTCGAAGGCGAAACAAAGCTGGACAAGAAAACAAAGGCCTTGATTGCGATTGCCGTAGCTCTTCACGGAAGATGCCCTCACTGTACTGGTTCACGAATTAAAAAAGCTCTTTCCCTGAAGATAAGTAAAGAAGAAATAGCCGAAACAATTATGATGACTGCGCTACTTTCTTCAGGAACAGATATTTTCTGGGCCAAGGAAGTATATGATAAGTACTTGTTATAA
- a CDS encoding alpha/beta fold hydrolase, producing the protein MIPADETFNGTFPFKPHFSEVNGFKMHYVDEGEGDPIICLHGEPTWGYLYRKFIPPLSKTNRVIVPDHMGFGKSETPRDKEYTLRTHVENLVGLVEELDLRDITFVAQDWGGPICSAYTVRYPDRVKRFCLMNTLLGYGPLVPNAPKIPALHTSPWFTWVIKGLEDGSYYEVLGNLNTTTLSVMKLLGFENSEVVDQTWLRAYSSPFENKSECKGAIEFPLDVAQQRILNYVKEGVDGIDELRKKPAMLAEGMRDRAIPPARAIADFKILYPTGPIIELENVGHFCQEDAPETLVALIQQFIQMT; encoded by the coding sequence ATGATACCCGCAGATGAAACATTTAATGGAACCTTCCCCTTCAAACCTCATTTTTCCGAGGTCAACGGTTTTAAGATGCATTACGTAGATGAAGGTGAAGGTGACCCGATAATTTGTCTACACGGAGAGCCAACCTGGGGTTATCTCTATCGAAAATTCATACCCCCCCTTTCCAAGACCAATAGGGTGATCGTACCCGATCATATGGGTTTTGGAAAAAGTGAAACACCTCGGGATAAAGAATATACTCTCCGAACTCATGTTGAAAATCTTGTAGGATTAGTAGAAGAACTTGACCTTCGGGACATTACCTTTGTCGCACAGGACTGGGGTGGGCCAATATGCAGTGCTTACACCGTTCGCTACCCAGATCGAGTAAAGCGATTCTGTCTCATGAATACCCTTCTGGGCTATGGACCCCTTGTGCCAAATGCTCCAAAAATCCCGGCATTACATACATCACCGTGGTTTACTTGGGTAATAAAAGGATTAGAAGATGGTTCCTACTATGAGGTGTTAGGAAACTTAAATACTACGACTCTGAGTGTGATGAAGCTGCTCGGGTTTGAGAATTCAGAGGTTGTGGATCAAACGTGGCTCAGGGCATACTCTTCGCCATTTGAGAACAAATCCGAGTGCAAAGGCGCTATAGAATTTCCCCTAGATGTAGCCCAGCAACGGATACTCAATTATGTAAAAGAGGGGGTGGACGGAATCGACGAGTTACGCAAGAAGCCAGCGATGCTGGCTGAAGGTATGCGTGACAGGGCCATACCTCCAGCCAGGGCGATCGCAGATTTCAAAATACTCTACCCGACTGGCCCTATAATTGAGTTAGAAAATGTCGGCCATTTCTGTCAGGAGGACGCGCCAGAAACTCTGGTCGCACTGATCCAGCAATTTATTCAAATGACCTAG
- a CDS encoding PaaI family thioesterase, which produces MDKRAFQDYLRRNKCWGCGSDNEKGLRLKSYWSGEESVCAWVPSPQHMAGPPNILNGGIIATIIDCHSVCTAIAAAYREEGRGLDTEPFIWYVTASLKVDYHRPAHIDKPVDLRARISKIEGRKTLVSCSLFSNRIKCAEGEILAIRVAAEDWYHQV; this is translated from the coding sequence ATGGATAAAAGAGCTTTTCAGGATTACCTTCGTAGAAACAAATGCTGGGGTTGTGGAAGCGATAATGAAAAAGGACTACGATTGAAAAGCTATTGGTCTGGTGAAGAATCCGTCTGCGCGTGGGTGCCGAGCCCGCAGCATATGGCGGGTCCACCAAACATACTAAATGGAGGGATTATCGCGACCATAATCGATTGTCACTCAGTGTGCACAGCAATTGCGGCGGCATACAGGGAAGAGGGAAGGGGATTGGATACGGAACCATTTATTTGGTATGTTACAGCATCATTAAAAGTTGACTATCACAGGCCTGCACATATTGATAAGCCTGTTGACCTCAGGGCCAGAATTTCAAAAATAGAAGGTAGAAAAACCTTGGTTAGTTGCTCGCTCTTTTCAAATCGAATAAAATGTGCCGAAGGAGAAATTCTAGCTATACGTGTCGCTGCTGAGGATTGGTATCATCAGGTGTAA
- a CDS encoding protein-disulfide reductase DsbD domain-containing protein translates to MLTSMFFAFYFFSSINSFAEELPKPVKTELIADVSRIKAGEAFKIGVRFKIEPNWHIYWKNPGDSGLPTSVNFVVPHGFIVGDLRWPIPMIFKRPGDIEDFGYEASLLLFAEVKTPSDLSNNETIPIKAEATWTSCSDICIPGKSNLEVSILPTDSVTHANRSLFGEWETRLPKNYDARASPFIALIEGRMNNDQTDSNITVSLDWRKKPLDVDWIPAPVDELEIDNIQMNKRNDKTDITFEASAYPGQKLDSDSLESLVLYVDKDGRRNGTVLQIPLKGNLKN, encoded by the coding sequence ATGCTGACGTCCATGTTTTTTGCGTTTTATTTCTTTTCGTCAATTAATTCGTTTGCAGAAGAATTACCAAAGCCAGTTAAAACAGAACTCATAGCAGACGTTTCGCGAATAAAAGCGGGGGAAGCATTCAAGATAGGCGTCAGATTTAAGATTGAACCAAATTGGCATATATACTGGAAAAACCCCGGTGATTCTGGATTGCCTACCTCGGTTAATTTTGTCGTTCCTCATGGTTTTATTGTGGGGGATCTTCGCTGGCCTATACCCATGATCTTCAAACGACCCGGAGATATAGAGGACTTTGGTTATGAAGCATCGTTGCTTTTATTTGCCGAAGTCAAGACGCCCTCCGATCTTTCAAACAATGAAACCATACCCATAAAGGCGGAGGCGACGTGGACCAGTTGTTCAGATATCTGTATACCAGGAAAGAGCAATCTTGAAGTCTCAATTTTGCCTACTGATTCAGTAACTCATGCAAACAGATCATTATTCGGAGAATGGGAAACACGCTTGCCAAAGAATTACGATGCTCGCGCGAGTCCATTTATCGCGCTCATTGAAGGGCGCATGAACAACGATCAAACAGATTCAAATATTACGGTGTCACTTGACTGGAGAAAAAAACCGCTGGATGTAGATTGGATTCCCGCACCGGTAGATGAATTAGAGATTGATAATATCCAAATGAATAAAAGAAATGATAAAACCGACATTACATTCGAGGCATCGGCGTATCCCGGTCAAAAACTAGATTCTGATAGTCTGGAATCGTTGGTATTATATGTGGATAAAGATGGCAGACGTAATGGCACTGTCTTGCAAATTCCACTTAAGGGGAATTTGAAAAATTAA
- a CDS encoding redoxin domain-containing protein has translation MKLNSWIKMILFSTSIFFSLITGLSALDNKTKAEVGSPAPDFTLEDQKGNVVKLSDINDSIIVLEWMNPDCPFVQRHYNSKTMTTLADKYREKNVVWMAINSTHYMNKEDDQNWINKFKVGYPILDDSSGSVGKLYDAKTTPNMYIIDPSGILVYSGAIDDDPRGSKDGKALNYVDQALEEILAGKTVTISQTKPYGCSVKYSN, from the coding sequence ATGAAATTGAATTCATGGATTAAGATGATTCTTTTTTCAACTTCAATATTTTTCTCATTAATCACCGGTTTAAGTGCTCTGGACAATAAGACCAAGGCAGAGGTCGGATCTCCGGCACCCGATTTTACTCTCGAAGATCAAAAGGGTAATGTGGTTAAGCTATCAGACATTAACGATAGTATAATTGTGCTTGAGTGGATGAACCCTGATTGCCCTTTCGTCCAAAGGCATTACAACTCCAAGACAATGACCACATTAGCGGATAAATATAGAGAAAAGAACGTGGTTTGGATGGCTATTAACAGCACACATTACATGAATAAGGAAGACGATCAAAATTGGATCAATAAGTTTAAAGTTGGCTATCCTATCCTGGATGATAGCTCGGGGAGTGTTGGTAAACTCTACGACGCAAAGACCACCCCAAACATGTATATAATAGATCCGTCCGGGATACTCGTTTATTCGGGAGCGATCGACGACGACCCGCGGGGATCAAAGGATGGAAAGGCATTGAACTACGTTGATCAGGCTCTTGAGGAAATACTCGCCGGAAAGACTGTCACAATATCTCAAACCAAACCGTACGGCTGTTCGGTTAAATATTCAAATTAG